In Nitrospirota bacterium, a single genomic region encodes these proteins:
- a CDS encoding HU family DNA-binding protein has product MNKSELIEAIAKHAKLSKASAGRALEGALSAIKGSLKKKHSVSLVGFGTFKVSNRAARIGRNPRTGKAIKIKAAKVPKFRPGKALKDSVN; this is encoded by the coding sequence GTGAATAAATCTGAACTCATTGAAGCCATCGCCAAACATGCCAAACTGTCAAAAGCCTCAGCAGGCAGAGCGCTGGAAGGGGCCTTGTCTGCGATCAAAGGCAGCCTCAAGAAAAAGCACAGCGTATCCCTGGTCGGATTTGGCACCTTCAAAGTCAGCAACCGCGCCGCTCGCATCGGACGTAATCCTCGAACCGGCAAAGCGATCAAAATCAAGGCAGCCAAAGTTCCGAAATTCAGACCCGGCAAGGCGCTCAAAGATTCCGTCAACTAG
- a CDS encoding sigma-70 family RNA polymerase sigma factor translates to MSIHREEILASLRERILAFATLRVSRDRAEDLVQDVLSVLHDKYARVTELTELVPLAFQILRFKMLDVHRKSLRRGEYNAESIDDIPIADSRDDPATQLDQKQRVDRLLAAMVQLGERCRELFKWKLEGNSFPEIQKLMGQNSINTIYTWDLRCRKQLLTLLGGSWE, encoded by the coding sequence ATGTCTATACATCGAGAGGAGATACTTGCCAGTCTGCGCGAAAGGATTCTGGCCTTCGCGACATTACGAGTATCGAGGGATCGTGCCGAGGACCTTGTCCAAGACGTGCTCTCGGTCCTTCATGACAAATATGCGCGCGTCACGGAACTGACCGAACTGGTTCCTCTGGCCTTTCAAATCCTCCGGTTCAAGATGCTGGATGTCCATCGCAAGTCGCTCCGGCGAGGCGAGTATAATGCAGAGTCCATTGACGATATTCCCATTGCCGACTCCCGGGACGACCCTGCCACGCAACTCGATCAAAAGCAGCGCGTCGACCGGCTGCTAGCCGCCATGGTTCAACTCGGCGAACGCTGCCGCGAACTGTTCAAGTGGAAACTGGAAGGCAACAGCTTCCCTGAGATTCAGAAGCTGATGGGCCAGAATTCGATCAACACCATTTACACCTGGGACCTGCGCTGCCGAAAACAGCTACTCACATTGTTGGGCGGGAGCTGGGAATGA
- a CDS encoding 50S ribosomal protein L11 methyltransferase — protein sequence MAQDWIDVTIHADIDAGEFLGALSDPFVQGAWQDGPAMHLYWPSDRWSADHVAALRAVLQQFGGADAEMLVQSIPDQDWNRQWAQSVKPIRIGRRIVIRPSWEPAVLQPQDIEIVLDPKQAFGTGHHATTRMLLEWLEDLVHGGEFVLDVGSGSGILAMVALRLGAASALGVECDAVAVDCARDYATENGFGRELQLVCGTLSDVAGSSRPHLVLANLDRQTLLLLCDELARYVGQGARLLLSGILLDQEQEILDAFSKVGALLSQRREQEGWVALELLMGESCEGASR from the coding sequence ATGGCACAGGATTGGATAGACGTCACGATTCACGCCGACATCGACGCGGGAGAGTTCCTGGGCGCGCTGTCGGATCCCTTCGTACAGGGGGCCTGGCAGGATGGTCCTGCGATGCATCTCTATTGGCCGAGCGACCGATGGAGTGCCGATCATGTGGCAGCGTTGAGAGCGGTCTTGCAACAGTTTGGTGGGGCCGATGCCGAGATGCTGGTGCAATCGATACCGGATCAGGATTGGAACCGGCAATGGGCTCAGTCGGTCAAGCCGATCAGGATCGGCCGTCGGATTGTCATCCGGCCGAGCTGGGAGCCGGCGGTGCTGCAGCCACAAGATATTGAGATTGTCCTCGACCCCAAGCAGGCCTTCGGGACCGGACACCATGCGACGACGCGAATGTTGCTCGAATGGCTGGAAGATCTCGTACACGGTGGCGAGTTCGTGCTGGATGTGGGGTCAGGCAGCGGGATTTTGGCGATGGTCGCGCTGCGGCTGGGGGCGGCCTCGGCCCTTGGCGTGGAATGCGATGCTGTTGCGGTGGACTGCGCACGGGACTATGCAACAGAGAATGGATTTGGACGCGAATTGCAATTGGTTTGTGGGACGCTGAGCGATGTCGCCGGATCATCTCGGCCCCATCTCGTGCTGGCGAACCTCGACCGGCAGACGCTCTTGCTGCTATGCGATGAACTGGCGCGATACGTGGGCCAAGGAGCGCGGTTGTTGCTGTCCGGCATTCTGCTCGATCAAGAGCAGGAGATTCTCGACGCCTTCTCCAAGGTGGGTGCCCTGTTGTCTCAACGGCGTGAGCAAGAGGGCTGGGTGGCATTGGAATTGTTGATGGGGGAATCCTGCGAAGGAGCCAGTCGATGA
- a CDS encoding SUMF1/EgtB/PvdO family nonheme iron enzyme — protein MTILFFFVFDSHTIAQLDRLRRSKALELPPLVETPMVEVPEGPFTMGVDGMQALEDERPAHHVWLSRFVIDVHEVTTAQYAVFLAATNRPAPWQWNMVEPSQHGDRPVIGVDWSDADTYCRWRGKRLPTEAEWEKSARGTDGRWYPWGNQVPNKERANYALGARFSYSQVLMPVQSYGQGKSPYGLLQLAGNAGEWVEDWYGVNYYEHSPEHNPQGPESGQFKVLRGGSWSDAPKYLLTYGRFKLLPETRNSYTGFRCAHS, from the coding sequence TTGACCATCCTTTTCTTTTTCGTGTTCGATTCTCATACGATTGCTCAGCTTGATCGGCTGAGAAGATCGAAGGCCCTGGAGCTGCCGCCTCTTGTTGAAACTCCAATGGTCGAGGTTCCCGAAGGGCCGTTTACGATGGGTGTCGATGGAATGCAGGCGCTTGAAGATGAGCGTCCCGCGCATCACGTGTGGCTATCCAGGTTCGTTATCGACGTTCACGAAGTGACGACGGCGCAGTACGCAGTTTTTCTCGCTGCGACGAATCGCCCAGCCCCGTGGCAATGGAATATGGTCGAGCCATCCCAGCATGGCGATCGGCCGGTGATCGGCGTGGACTGGTCTGATGCGGATACCTATTGCCGGTGGAGGGGGAAGCGGCTTCCGACCGAAGCGGAATGGGAAAAGTCGGCCCGAGGAACGGATGGACGATGGTATCCCTGGGGCAATCAGGTGCCGAACAAGGAACGGGCGAATTACGCATTGGGTGCGCGGTTCAGTTATAGCCAGGTCTTGATGCCTGTGCAGTCCTATGGGCAGGGCAAGAGTCCATACGGGCTCTTGCAACTGGCCGGGAACGCCGGGGAATGGGTAGAGGATTGGTATGGTGTGAACTACTACGAGCACTCGCCGGAACACAATCCGCAAGGACCTGAGTCAGGTCAATTTAAAGTGCTCCGCGGTGGATCCTGGTCCGACGCACCGAAATATCTTCTCACCTATGGGCGTTTCAAACTGCTGCCTGAGACGCGCAATAGTTATACGGGCTTCCGCTGCGCCCACTCCTAG
- a CDS encoding alpha/beta fold hydrolase produces the protein MEEALTFRDRHGHHVAAILSRPNEATSRLAVLCHGFLSGKNSTTNKTLTSLLNEQGLATLRFDFFGQGESDGPFEAITTTLAIAQTEAALDLVAAKGYDRIGLVGSSFGGLVAILTTARRQDVTCLALKCPVVDFAEELRVTFGPEELARWQATDTIPNIMGGLDRVRLQYGFYEDCLEQIAYRPAERITVPTLIVQGEQDECVPLHQSRRLHEALGGLKRLDLLPGADHQFTRGEDFLQMTTSISEWLVRHLMTEDKIV, from the coding sequence ATGGAAGAAGCCCTCACATTCCGTGATCGTCATGGTCACCATGTTGCCGCAATCCTAAGCAGGCCAAACGAAGCAACGTCGCGTCTCGCGGTGCTCTGCCACGGGTTTCTCTCCGGCAAGAACAGCACGACCAACAAAACCTTGACCAGCCTCCTCAATGAACAGGGCCTGGCCACCCTTCGGTTCGACTTTTTCGGTCAAGGAGAGAGCGACGGACCGTTCGAAGCGATCACGACCACGCTGGCAATCGCACAAACGGAAGCCGCCCTGGACCTGGTGGCCGCCAAGGGATACGACCGAATCGGACTCGTCGGCTCAAGCTTCGGAGGGCTCGTGGCCATTCTGACGACGGCCCGACGGCAGGACGTCACCTGCTTGGCCCTGAAATGTCCAGTGGTGGACTTTGCGGAAGAGCTGCGCGTAACATTCGGGCCTGAAGAATTGGCTCGCTGGCAAGCCACAGACACGATTCCGAACATCATGGGCGGGCTCGACCGAGTCCGTTTACAGTATGGTTTTTACGAAGACTGCCTCGAACAGATTGCGTATCGGCCGGCTGAACGAATCACCGTGCCCACATTGATCGTTCAGGGTGAGCAGGACGAATGTGTGCCGCTCCATCAAAGCCGGCGATTGCACGAGGCGCTGGGAGGTCTGAAGCGGCTGGATCTCCTGCCTGGCGCCGATCACCAGTTCACACGCGGGGAAGATTTTCTCCAGATGACGACTTCGATCAGCGAATGGCTCGTCAGGCATCTCATGACTGAGGACAAGATCGTTTAG
- a CDS encoding acyl-[ACP]--phospholipid O-acyltransferase, translating to MAQEQKHPLRGLLIAQFCGAFNDNAWKLMVALLAIRQATAQMAPGPELETAAQTQTAITFIIFTLPLVLLSLVGGTLADRLSKRTVIIAIKVVEVFLMGAGTIALWVSPGGGILPLIVLCGMGVHSALFSPSKYGILPELIPHERLASGNGLLEMWTFAAILTGTAAGGFLLQTAGDQLWLAPLALAALSIVGLIAAFAVPHVSPARASGGVGATIRGAWAAIQSERLLRLAIPGEIFFWTIASLFAQNVLVYAKAVLHLSDALSGLPLTVLSVGIGLGAMLVGRLSQNRVEYGLIPLGATGVFIALTLIGAFTPALTGTFLLMGLLGISSAFIFVPLNAILQWKSPPDRRGAVISFSNTCVFTGILLGSLAGGALAHAGLSTSGIFLVTAGITVGGTAWALWLLPDACLRLVLVIVTNTLYRLRIVGQDHVPQSGGALLVPNHVSFIDGFLLIASLDRPVRFIVDEQYANQRLFKPFMTLLGVIPISSHGGLRVILRALRAAGDAIDKGEIVCLFPEGQITRTGTLLPFRRGFERIMKGKTAPIIPVHLDRVWGSIFSFNHGRFLSKIPDQIPYPVTVSFGAPLPADTPAHELRTQIRSLGEAAWRLRKHDRRPLHRTFIHAMRRHPFRLAMADQQRPHVSSLQALIGSIVLARALTLHWRNQQNIGILLPPTVVGALVNVAAPLCGKTSVNLNYTVGKAGLEAAVRLAGLRTIVTSRAFAEKAKLDLPDGPTIIWLEDLAKQIGTGQKLVASLLALCAPVRIIELACGQRKPLTIDDLATIIFSSGSTGDPKGVMLSHFSVDANAQGASQVLHLYQDERVLGILPFFHSFGYLVFWFVMSNNATMVFHPSPLDVAAIGELVRRYRITFLVTTPTFLQLYQRRCTPEQFSSLRVVLTGAEKLPARVSQAFQDQFGITPIEGYGVTECSPVVAVSCPDFRAAGYYQPASRRGTVGQPLPGVSVQIVDPDSFAPMPPGTPGMLLVRGPNVMNGYIGREDLTATVMRDGWYITGDIAMQDDDGFLTITDRLSRFSKIGGEMVPHGKVEEALHLAAGLETQTFAVTGIPDEKKGEQLAVLHLLDEAQIPGIVAKLTANGLPNLFIPSRANFVKVDALPLLGTGKMDLRGLKRIAMERLSGKG from the coding sequence ATGGCCCAAGAACAGAAACATCCCCTCCGCGGCCTCCTCATCGCGCAATTCTGTGGCGCGTTCAACGACAACGCCTGGAAGCTGATGGTCGCCCTGCTGGCGATCCGACAAGCCACGGCACAGATGGCTCCCGGCCCTGAGCTGGAAACCGCAGCCCAGACCCAAACCGCGATCACCTTCATCATCTTCACCTTGCCGCTGGTGTTGTTGTCATTGGTCGGCGGCACCTTGGCCGATCGCCTGAGTAAACGCACGGTCATCATCGCGATCAAAGTCGTCGAAGTCTTCCTCATGGGCGCCGGCACCATCGCGCTCTGGGTAAGCCCAGGCGGCGGGATCTTGCCGTTGATCGTCTTGTGTGGAATGGGCGTGCACAGTGCGCTCTTCAGCCCGTCGAAATACGGCATTCTCCCAGAATTGATTCCGCATGAACGGCTCGCGTCCGGCAACGGCCTTTTGGAGATGTGGACCTTTGCCGCCATCCTCACCGGCACCGCTGCCGGAGGGTTTCTCTTGCAGACCGCCGGCGACCAACTCTGGCTCGCCCCACTCGCCTTGGCCGCCCTATCGATCGTCGGCCTGATCGCAGCCTTTGCAGTGCCCCACGTCTCGCCCGCACGCGCAAGCGGCGGCGTGGGCGCGACGATCCGTGGTGCCTGGGCCGCCATCCAGTCAGAACGGCTGCTACGGCTGGCCATCCCGGGAGAAATATTTTTCTGGACGATCGCGAGCCTCTTCGCCCAGAACGTGCTCGTCTATGCCAAGGCCGTCCTCCATCTCTCCGATGCGCTCTCAGGACTTCCGCTCACGGTCTTGTCCGTCGGCATCGGCCTCGGCGCGATGCTGGTCGGGCGACTCTCTCAAAACCGGGTCGAATACGGGCTCATCCCCTTGGGCGCCACCGGTGTGTTCATCGCACTGACCTTGATCGGCGCATTCACACCGGCATTGACCGGAACGTTTCTGCTGATGGGGCTCCTGGGAATTTCCAGCGCCTTCATCTTCGTGCCGCTCAACGCGATTCTCCAATGGAAGTCGCCTCCCGATCGGCGCGGCGCCGTTATTTCCTTCTCCAACACCTGCGTCTTCACCGGAATTTTATTGGGTTCCCTCGCCGGCGGGGCGCTCGCTCATGCGGGTCTTTCCACGAGCGGGATTTTCCTCGTCACCGCCGGCATCACTGTCGGGGGCACGGCCTGGGCCCTCTGGCTCTTGCCCGATGCCTGCTTACGATTGGTGCTCGTCATCGTCACGAACACACTCTATCGGCTCCGCATTGTCGGCCAAGACCATGTTCCGCAATCAGGCGGGGCGCTGCTCGTGCCGAATCACGTCTCCTTCATCGACGGCTTTCTGCTGATCGCCAGTCTCGACCGCCCCGTCCGGTTCATCGTCGACGAACAATATGCGAACCAACGGCTCTTCAAGCCGTTCATGACGCTCCTCGGCGTCATCCCGATCTCCTCTCACGGCGGTTTACGCGTGATCCTGCGCGCGCTTCGTGCAGCAGGCGACGCCATCGACAAGGGCGAGATCGTCTGCCTGTTCCCCGAAGGGCAGATCACCAGAACGGGCACCTTGTTACCATTTCGTCGCGGCTTCGAGCGGATCATGAAAGGGAAAACGGCGCCGATCATTCCCGTCCACCTGGATCGTGTGTGGGGCAGTATCTTCAGCTTCAACCATGGCCGCTTTCTCTCAAAGATTCCCGACCAAATTCCTTACCCCGTGACTGTTTCATTCGGCGCGCCCCTTCCCGCCGACACGCCCGCACATGAACTGCGAACCCAAATCCGTTCGCTCGGCGAAGCCGCATGGCGTCTCAGAAAACACGATCGCCGACCGCTGCACCGCACCTTCATCCATGCCATGCGGCGACATCCGTTTCGATTGGCCATGGCCGACCAGCAACGCCCCCATGTCTCGTCGCTCCAGGCCTTGATCGGGTCCATCGTCCTCGCCAGAGCCCTCACGCTCCATTGGCGCAACCAGCAGAACATCGGCATCCTGCTCCCGCCGACCGTGGTCGGCGCACTCGTGAACGTCGCCGCCCCCCTCTGCGGGAAAACGAGCGTGAACCTGAATTACACGGTCGGGAAAGCCGGTCTCGAAGCAGCCGTACGCCTCGCAGGCCTGCGCACCATCGTCACCAGCCGCGCCTTCGCCGAGAAAGCCAAACTTGACCTGCCGGACGGACCCACGATCATTTGGCTGGAGGATCTGGCGAAGCAAATCGGCACCGGACAGAAACTCGTCGCGAGCCTCCTGGCCCTCTGCGCTCCTGTACGGATCATCGAACTGGCCTGCGGACAGCGCAAGCCCTTGACGATAGATGACCTGGCCACGATCATCTTCAGCAGTGGAAGCACCGGCGATCCCAAAGGCGTAATGTTGTCGCACTTCAGCGTCGATGCCAACGCGCAGGGCGCCAGCCAAGTGCTCCATCTGTATCAAGATGAGCGGGTGCTCGGCATTCTCCCATTCTTCCATTCGTTCGGATATCTCGTCTTCTGGTTCGTCATGTCGAACAATGCGACGATGGTCTTCCATCCCTCGCCGCTGGACGTCGCCGCGATCGGTGAACTCGTGCGCCGATACCGCATCACCTTCCTCGTGACCACGCCGACCTTTCTCCAGCTCTATCAACGCCGCTGCACGCCGGAACAGTTCAGCTCGTTGCGCGTGGTCCTGACCGGCGCGGAAAAACTCCCGGCGCGTGTATCCCAGGCCTTTCAAGACCAGTTCGGCATCACCCCCATCGAGGGATACGGCGTCACTGAATGTTCCCCCGTCGTCGCCGTCAGTTGTCCGGACTTTCGCGCGGCGGGCTACTACCAGCCAGCCTCGAGACGAGGCACCGTCGGCCAGCCCCTTCCAGGAGTCTCCGTACAGATCGTCGATCCGGACAGTTTCGCGCCAATGCCGCCCGGTACACCCGGCATGTTATTGGTGCGAGGGCCCAACGTCATGAACGGATATATCGGCCGTGAAGACCTAACCGCCACGGTCATGCGCGATGGCTGGTACATCACCGGCGACATCGCCATGCAGGACGACGACGGCTTTCTCACCATCACAGACAGGCTGTCCCGCTTCTCCAAGATCGGCGGTGAAATGGTCCCTCATGGCAAAGTCGAAGAAGCACTCCATCTCGCGGCCGGGCTTGAGACCCAGACCTTCGCCGTCACCGGCATTCCCGACGAGAAGAAAGGCGAACAGCTCGCGGTCCTGCACCTCCTCGATGAAGCGCAGATTCCCGGTATCGTGGCCAAGCTCACCGCGAACGGCCTCCCGAACCTCTTTATTCCATCACGCGCGAACTTCGTCAAAGTCGACGCCCTTCCGCTGCTGGGGACCGGCAAGATGGACTTGCGTGGTCTCAAGCGGATTGCGATGGAACGGCTTTCGGGGAAGGGCTGA
- a CDS encoding carbohydrate-binding protein, which translates to MQKRIIDPLPQPSATPDQDWLNVEALAEVEITSEDAAHPIESALIAGRTSGWRAAGPGKQTIRLLFAQPQRLKRIWLNFAEPSTERMQEYVLRWSPDGGQSFREIVRQQWNFSPQGATSETEDHHVELPAVTVLELSIIPDTSGGSARASLDQLRIA; encoded by the coding sequence ATGCAGAAGCGAATCATCGATCCCCTTCCACAACCATCCGCGACTCCTGACCAGGACTGGTTGAATGTGGAGGCGCTCGCGGAGGTGGAAATTACTTCTGAGGATGCGGCTCACCCGATTGAGTCCGCGTTGATCGCCGGGCGTACGTCGGGGTGGCGGGCGGCAGGGCCAGGCAAGCAGACGATCCGGCTCCTGTTCGCCCAGCCGCAACGGCTCAAGCGAATCTGGTTGAACTTTGCTGAACCCAGTACGGAGCGCATGCAAGAGTACGTGTTGCGTTGGTCTCCGGATGGCGGGCAGTCGTTCCGGGAAATCGTGCGGCAGCAATGGAACTTCAGTCCGCAAGGCGCCACCTCTGAGACCGAAGACCACCACGTCGAACTTCCGGCGGTCACGGTGCTCGAATTGAGCATTATTCCGGACACCAGTGGGGGATCCGCGCGCGCTTCGTTGGATCAGTTGCGGATTGCGTAA
- a CDS encoding MOSC domain-containing protein: MTVSGRPSYPHLHQISVSDGGVPKKPIDEAKVTERGVEGDRQRNLQVHGGPDRAVCLYSLELLERLQREGHPIHAGSSGENLTLAGLEWGLIRPGVQLSVGPEVQLEVKSYTVPCSHNAPWFREGDYQRISQKKHPGWSRVYAKVLREGLVRSGDRVKIEKTA, from the coding sequence ATGACCGTATCCGGACGACCGTCCTATCCTCATCTGCATCAGATCAGCGTCTCTGACGGCGGTGTGCCGAAGAAGCCGATTGATGAAGCGAAGGTGACAGAGCGGGGTGTAGAGGGCGACCGGCAACGAAATCTGCAAGTACATGGTGGGCCGGATCGAGCCGTCTGTCTCTACTCGCTTGAATTACTCGAACGGCTTCAGCGCGAAGGTCATCCGATTCACGCGGGGTCGTCGGGGGAGAACCTGACGCTCGCGGGATTGGAATGGGGGCTCATTCGGCCTGGCGTGCAGTTATCCGTTGGGCCTGAGGTTCAGCTTGAAGTGAAGAGCTACACGGTCCCCTGTAGTCACAATGCGCCATGGTTCCGCGAGGGAGACTATCAACGCATCTCGCAGAAAAAGCATCCAGGCTGGAGCCGGGTCTATGCCAAGGTATTGCGTGAGGGGCTGGTGAGATCGGGGGATCGGGTCAAGATTGAGAAGACCGCATAG
- a CDS encoding amidohydrolase family protein has translation MERPSTTKSLIDCHVHLAALPDGDNGCFISPKMLKSPLFRFLFWKHGLSVNRPREANQKYLDDLLVELRASRHVQKAVLLGMDGVYDHNGLLSREHTDFLISNDYVLKTAQAHPHELLAGVSINPQRRDAIDEVHRCADAGAVLVKVLPNAKQFDPANPKYKPFYRALTERKLPFLSHVGYEFSLIGKDQSVGDPDRLRVALDEGATVIAAHACSYGLILYEKFLPTMRDFVQRYPNFYADISALTLPNRLKMLLHLRKYPEVHERLLFGTDYPLSVFHVAAWGRVAFGTLRKMMKTKNRFDRQVEVCNGLKLGFRSLGDLLPHTAAKTTG, from the coding sequence ATGGAACGACCCTCTACGACAAAGTCGCTGATCGACTGCCATGTGCATCTGGCTGCGCTGCCGGACGGCGACAATGGCTGCTTCATTTCGCCCAAGATGTTGAAGAGCCCGCTGTTCAGGTTTTTATTCTGGAAGCACGGACTCTCCGTGAACCGGCCGCGCGAAGCCAATCAGAAATATCTCGACGACCTACTAGTTGAACTGCGCGCCTCCCGCCATGTGCAGAAAGCCGTCCTCCTGGGCATGGACGGTGTCTACGATCACAACGGATTACTCAGTCGCGAGCATACGGACTTTCTCATCAGCAACGACTACGTGCTGAAGACGGCGCAAGCCCACCCACATGAATTACTCGCAGGGGTCTCGATCAATCCCCAGCGGCGCGACGCCATCGATGAAGTCCATCGCTGCGCCGATGCCGGCGCGGTCCTGGTGAAAGTGTTGCCGAATGCGAAACAGTTCGACCCGGCCAATCCGAAGTACAAGCCCTTCTATCGGGCCCTGACGGAACGAAAACTACCCTTCCTCAGTCACGTCGGCTATGAATTCAGTTTGATCGGCAAGGACCAATCAGTCGGCGATCCCGACCGACTCCGGGTGGCGCTCGACGAAGGGGCCACCGTCATCGCCGCCCATGCCTGCAGTTACGGACTGATTCTTTACGAAAAGTTCCTTCCCACGATGCGGGACTTTGTGCAACGGTACCCCAACTTCTATGCGGACATCTCCGCCCTCACGCTGCCCAACCGGCTCAAGATGCTCCTGCATCTGCGAAAATATCCCGAGGTCCATGAACGTTTGCTCTTCGGCACCGACTATCCCCTGTCCGTATTCCACGTCGCCGCCTGGGGCCGCGTGGCCTTCGGGACGCTGCGTAAGATGATGAAGACCAAAAACCGCTTCGACCGCCAAGTCGAGGTCTGCAATGGGCTGAAGCTGGGCTTCCGCTCACTCGGAGACCTGCTACCCCATACAGCCGCGAAAACGACCGGCTAG
- a CDS encoding class I SAM-dependent methyltransferase, with product MNRTLEPELMEDDAQVQAYAAADFSQENQSFVDLFREYFPEFSAGHVLDLGCGPGDIPIRLARAVPGCRITAVDASSPMIRLAEDMVRQAGLSDRITFRCERFQDLAGANMADAAMSNSLLHHVPNPLQFWHKIRLAVKPGSPVLVMDLLRPESPEEAQAIVDRYASEAPDILRRDFYHSLLASFTEDEISAQLAQMNLTRLIIDVPDDRHWVVGGLIH from the coding sequence ATGAATCGAACTCTCGAACCGGAATTGATGGAGGACGACGCGCAGGTTCAGGCCTATGCGGCGGCGGACTTTTCGCAGGAAAACCAGAGCTTCGTCGATCTATTCCGTGAATACTTTCCGGAATTCTCCGCGGGCCATGTGCTTGACCTGGGTTGTGGTCCTGGCGATATTCCCATTCGTTTGGCTCGCGCGGTGCCGGGCTGTCGGATTACTGCGGTCGACGCGTCCTCTCCGATGATCCGGTTGGCCGAGGACATGGTACGGCAAGCGGGCCTCTCCGATCGTATCACCTTCCGCTGCGAACGATTTCAGGACCTTGCCGGGGCCAATATGGCCGATGCCGCCATGTCCAATAGCCTGTTACACCATGTGCCGAACCCGCTGCAGTTCTGGCACAAAATACGGTTGGCTGTGAAGCCAGGCTCGCCAGTACTCGTGATGGACCTCTTGCGACCGGAATCGCCGGAAGAGGCGCAGGCGATCGTCGATCGGTATGCCTCTGAGGCTCCGGACATTCTGAGGAGAGATTTCTATCACTCGCTGCTGGCATCGTTCACCGAAGATGAAATCAGTGCACAATTGGCACAAATGAATTTGACGCGGTTGATCATCGATGTGCCGGATGATCGGCATTGGGTCGTAGGAGGGCTTATCCATTAG